From the genome of Mercenaria mercenaria strain notata unplaced genomic scaffold, MADL_Memer_1 contig_2790, whole genome shotgun sequence:
CATATCGCTTACTTCATTTCCGTAGTATCTGCTTATAGCATATACAATATCTTCTATATAGATTCCGAATGTGATATGTTTTCCCGGATTGAGACACAGCTGACTAGTGAAAAGGTATGTGCCATCAATCGGAGCTGTAAATATCCCTGTAGTGTTGTCATAGGCGTTTccaatgtttacaatgtttttggtGAACACAATCACTTTTTTTCGTCTGGGTCAAGTGAGGAAGGGGTTCTGGCTTTAAATGCAATATTTCGTACCACAGCTGCctcttaaaaagaaaaagaaaataaaaaattgactttatcaaattcAAAGCATCTATTTGTTTCACCTAGTTTCAAACCACTATTTAGAACTTGACATCAACTGCCCTCTTTGACATTTCGTGGATTTCAAACATTTACCCCGTGTGAAATAAGGGAATACCATGTTCTCATCTGTGACCCCCGGCTGTGATTGATGATATTTGATAGACAAGGTCTGTCTGAATTAAATGCTTTATGTGGAATCTAAAGAAcatctttaaattaaaatatactagAAGTTAGTCTATGTCTCAATCTTTCTTTCTGGGTACATTACTAAAGTAATTCAGTTTCTATTCAACATATAACCAAAGCCTCCGCGTTGTATATCGTCCGATATACCATGGTGCAGAATTCAGAAATTGAACCATGAAGGTGTTAAATATACAAGCATCTAAATGCTGAACCATTGTAAATTTGACAATAGATCACAAGAAAgccttgtttattttcattcacatGTTCATTTAAACATGATAAAGTTATTCTGAGCTTGATTCATCCGAGCAGTAATGAAGCGGACATCATGTGGCTATTTGCATCATGACCTACGTAATCGTGTTCTCTCAGCGGTCAGCGCGTAAACCTTTATTTATCGGAGAATATACAACGCTtgacttccttctttgtttaactgacaaaACCATTGATGTATTATGTTTGcaactgttttatgtttttaatagtTTCTATTTTATTATGACCAAGACTTGCTCTTTTCTTCGATCtgatacaactgaagaaaatgtttttaaacgaAGTAGATATGAACATTACATGCAATAATAAATACCTCCAAACTCCTTTATTTTGTTGTCGTATTCTTCAAGTGTCTTTGCCGTTTCTGCTTTTAGATCTTTGATTGTATTCGATGCCTTCACTTCATTATCATTTAACACATTCTTGGCTTCAAGTTTCAACGCTTCGAATACCACGGTCATTTTCTCCCGGGTTTGTTTCAGATGCCGCAAAGATTCCAGAACGAGGTTGTTGgtattctttatttctttttccatCTGTCCTACATTAAATTCCACTCTAACCATTTTCTCGAGGAGTTGTTCTTCATATGCAAATTTAGAACAAACTGATTCAGAAACAGTTGGTGTTGAAATTAAACAAACTAAAAGAAAGAAGCGCAACCGTTTGAATTCCATTTTTGTAGATacgtgttttatattttttgaaaacttctTCAATATCTTAAATGTCTTCAGCTAAAATGCTCAAACGTTATGTTCCTTAAAATGAGCGTTCCCCATGTGGGAAAAGCTACGCACAAAAAAAATTTAGAGTTTTTGTGGAACtactgtttgttttatattttctgtaactTTATTATACTTCTCTGTTTGAAAGGAAAAGATAAACATGACgaaaaattaattaaatcttgatttcatttcttgtcctaattttataacataaatatcTGTTTAACATAAAATGCTATGAGGCCCAGCCTGTGACCAAACGTTTGACCAAAGCTTCAGAAagaaaaccaatcaaaataaaaaaaataacaatcatATAAAGGAACATATATAATGCATGCGTGCATGCATGTGTACGTGTTGTATCTGtgtgaaaatttgaatattttgtattacTTCGGTCAAtattcatcattttaaaactaaGTTACGGAAGAtatgaatttaaaagtaaattttttctCCGGTGTGTATGATGAAGTTGCCTAATTTCAAGtctgttttgtataaaaaaagaaattagttAGACACATGAAAACGCATTTATCATAACTAAATCTGACGTAAATTGCTTAGTTCCATCTTTACCCTTTCTGCCTTACATTTTTACGAGAAATacagtattttcagtttttgCAAGGGTTTAGTTTAGTACACATCATCGTAAATCGGGGCTGcaatgaataaaatgtgtttgcacTAAACGAATCATGTTATAATCAAGACTGTCTTTCGCTTGAAATACAAAATTAAGTTTACgggttaaataaaaaaatgtgtccattgaaatatgtatatttgatCGCACATTTCGGCTAGTTACATAACTTACTGCAAGAAAAAGGGAAATGGGCGGTGTGCCCGAGTTTCCAAGACAGTCATTTAATGCATTTTGCCGAATGACCCTGGACTAATCCTGTGCTACTTACTTAGAATTAAACTGGATAACCCTTGCTTTCCTCTCTAAAAGGGTAAAAGACAtttgagcctcaccatgagaaaaccacataGTGCATTTGTAACCAACATggaacggtttctctaattgcaaaaaggcttggatgcgcaggctggtcttttatccatgctggtcgcaaatgtactatgttgattttctcatggggAGGCTCAGTTTTGTCTGATATGTTGTTATGTTCAAACTCAGACTCTGGGTTTTGATATAATTGACCTCTGAAACAGGGAttatctttttcttatttttacatttatttgattaaaggTGCATTCCTGTTGGGGAATACAAAATTGCACCATCAAAACCGTGCCAATACTTTTTGCTGTAGAATGGGTGTCAGAAGGTAGACAGACTGCGACATAACTGTTTTGACATATATAGGTAGGTAGAGAGAATTTTTTACGAACAAATCACTACCAAGTATACCAGACCAtttacgacaaagcgcctagcagcACAAACGAGCGTGCATATTTCACAACATTTTTCTCgatcattttattacataagaCCATACTCTTGTCATAAttcagaaaaatgataaaattataattatgtctgagtagaattgtagatatcaacTTTAATGAACTAAAGGGTCATACTCTACTATTAAAATGCCATCAGGTACCGTACTTCAAAAAGTATAGGGTGGCTTAGAAGTAATTTGGACATAATGGTAAGAGTACAggctaaaattttattttcagaaacaaataCTTACATCATATAAAAAGACCTTTTCCTTGACGCAACAAATGATGCTGAACACCCGATATGAAAAGCAAGTCAGTATGGCCAGATATTGACGTCTCTGTCACTATTATTACACGGATATTGAAagtataattatgcattttatacaGGTGTCCTTTGTCGTCACATGTGATAACTAGACATTGCCAAGCAGGTCCGGACGAAAGGACGAAGGATGAAATGACACAACATACTACAGTAGCTAATTCAAACTTTATCAACAACTCAGCACAATATATGGAAATTAATTTACcatcaaaaatatttacagttaaaatGAAAGAAGAATTAAGAAAAACATCTGTTCTGAAGAAAACAAAGTCCTGGATATTATTCCTCTTTAAAAAATTACTTCTGCATTCACGCATTATAATATTGCAAATACAGAGTTTGATTTAGTAAAGAACAATTACAACACTATGAAAAAACACTGTATTCAGTGTTGTCCATCAAGATAGCCTTGTTCCCTTTTTTGGGTTTCCCTCTTATTGTCGGCTTCGGTGAACTTTCTTCATCCCGCCAAGATAACTGGGGTTTGGATTTGGTAACATGACCAAGTATATTTGCAGTAACGAAAAATAATGCCAGACATCAACATTTAAGGTATATACACAATATAAACGAACACTTTACAAAACTAGCAAACTATATTCAAttaatttatgacaaaaaatgaaatgCAAACTGATTCTAAAAAGCAAAAGGACAAGGCATCAAAACATTTGTGACATATTTTGTTAAGAAAACCATTTCTTAACTAATTTTGGAAGATATGGTAGCTTGTGTAAATGTCTGCCATTCGGTCCAAGACCTCTCAAAAAGTAACCAGACCTGCTTGAAGGCAGACTGTCTAACAACTTCTGCTAAGCATTCCGTTATTCCTTGACTGAATTTTATAACATCTACATACACAAAGAGATACGTAATGAAATGATACAGTCCTTATCACAAAAATCTAACGACATACGATCTAAATTTCATTCAATCATTTATTGacttaatgttttaaaacttatgaGTTGGAATATCATTGTGTAGATCTAgcatttaagtttaattttacaattaGCAAAATAAATTCCATTTGTGAATAAGAAATGGCACTGGCTCTATGCAATAACTAGACACATTGTACTTCATACTTTTGAAAATCTAACTACTGCGAAAGTCTaattacatattatttatttagaAGATGCAGCTATAATACTAAAGTAGTGAAAATGTATTGGTATAGTTttcatctttatatatatatatccaaagtATTTGTAATAATATACTATTTCAATAACGCTTAAATGTTATACTGGATGTTTTATCAACAATCTTTAGTATAATTCCTCTTCTTGTAACCTTAATTTATCTTCAGACATTACTTTTACATCGATTACTTCAACGCAATTTGCTGGAATAAAACCCTTATTAAGAACTTCATCATACTTTACAGCAATAGTTTCAGCTTTTTTATTTTCTCCCTGATATCTGCCGCGTCCTTTTTTCGTTCACAAATCGATCACTTTCACTTTTGTTTCGTTATATTTTAGGAGTTTTCTTATATCTGTCTTTACCACAGTGATTTCCTTTACCGGTTGAACCTTTTTGTCTTCTTACACTATTACTATTACTTCCAAatcaaccgcctcgatagcctagtggtagagcgtctgcttcgagtgcgggaggtcgtaggttcgatccccggccgcgtcataccaaagacgtaaagaATGGTACTAGTgctggcgctcagcattaagggggtagtgctaggactggtcagccggtgccagtataatgtgactgggtggggtatcatgtcacgtgccTACGGCGtgtattccagtgaggcagcactataaagttgggcattgtgctcactgctacaagtagacaccgtcgtttatatataACTGATTTTTTGTAGACGttaaaacccgaacacacacatacttCCAAATCATTGTTTTTACTCTGTTCTGTCTTTTTGGATTCTTTCTTTTCCTGCTCCTTTTTGAAACGAGTAAGTGTCAATCGATAGAAAACTTCAATTGCTTTTCTTTGATGCTGTCGTAGAGATGAATGGCGATTTATTCAATCCGTTCAATGCGTTCGCATTTGCGTCCGTTTCTTTGGATATCTCGCAGATATATGGAAATAATCCAACCATTTGGACGTTATGACTTGCGTCctaattactttattttatgtagaaattTGTTCATTCTTTAGTAAATTGACTTATGAATCAAAGTCCCGGAATTTAAACATGTTGTGTCTAgggttttttcttcttcatacagTACGTTTCCAGATGATGCACTCCAGCTTTTTACTGACGCCCTCTGGTGAGCTTTCATGACCGatgttgttttgatattgaaaCAGGTGCTGAAGTCTTGTTCGTAGAATCTACCTACGGTAAATAACATATCATCAATGTATATACCAAATGAGATCCACTTTCCTGCGTGGAGACAAAGCTGACTTGTGAAAAGATATGTGCCATCTATCGGAGCTGAAAATATCCCTGTAGCATTGTCATAGGCGTTTCCAATGTTTACAATGTTCTTGGTGAAGACAATCACCTCGTTCTCTCCTGGGTCAAATGTGACAAAATTTTCTGGCGTTAAATGCAATATTTGGTACCATAACGGACGCTAAAATGaaaataggtacatgtacatTGATATGACGTGGATTGTATCGTTTTTAATTTCAATctgatttaaaaacataaattaagtTAATGCGTAAGACGTACACGCTCTCGCGCAgtcaataaaatctatgaaaaaccATACGAAAGTGAGGAGTTGTTCATcgtatttttttcttcagaaaataatGGAGAGGCGAGTGAAATAactaaatattcatttttgtgtttGAGAAAAAAGGGAGCTAACGACAAGTgaagaaataaattttacttatttttgctatcatttaattataaacataaattaaCACCAGTAATTCATCTTTAACTGAGCATACaagaaaaacatcaaaagaaTGAGGGAAAACTGCAATAAATTCAACAATATAACTATTCAAATAATGCAATTATAAACACTGttgcaaatttgaaataaaaaatatgccaCAATGCATCACCTAAAACCATAATAAGGACAGATATGtgacttgtgtgtgtgtgtgtgtgtgtgtgtgagtgtgtgcgcgtgtgcgtgcgtgtgcatgtgtgtgtgtgtgtgtgtgtgtgtgtgtgtgtgtgtgtgttcgggtttaacgtctttttcaacaatttttcagtcatataaacgaacggtgtctatttgtagcagtgagcacaatgcccaacttttagtgctgcctcactggaatatcacggcgtagacac
Proteins encoded in this window:
- the LOC128552421 gene encoding uncharacterized protein LOC128552421; protein product: MEFKRLRFFLLVCLISTPTVSESVCSKFAYEEQLLEKMVRVEFNVGQMEKEIKNTNNLVLESLRHLKQTREKMTVVFEALKLEAKNVLNDNEVKASNTIKDLKAETAKTLEEYDNKIKEFGEAAVVRNIAFKARTPSSLDPDEKK